The following coding sequences lie in one Ptychodera flava strain L36383 unplaced genomic scaffold, AS_Pfla_20210202 Scaffold_109__1_contigs__length_247351_pilon, whole genome shotgun sequence genomic window:
- the LOC139126623 gene encoding piggyBac transposable element-derived protein 4-like, which produces MFQTVYTPERDVAIDESLLLWKGRLIFRQYIPLKRARFGIKIFALCDKSGYTYRFRVYTGREDNAQDVTTLLPSNTTNFNKPEKMVVYLLLPLLGKGYSAYMDNWYTTTRLFCYLHQQATMACGTIRLNHIPSLIRTAHVQQDATLSFHAGPLLCLKFRDKKDVHVLTTTHDDGTRVYNARGRRREQRRQLQKPVAVIDYNRNMGGVDIADQMIQPYSAARKTLKWYKKLAIHLIQIALLNALILYKKTGGQYNFLKFQHEVIASLLFNIDAPDQTNKTEDIIRLTERHFPSKVEASATWTRRQKRCRVCSKRGVRRDVIIYCEQCPSKPGLCSAPCFGIWHTLLQF; this is translated from the exons ATGTTTCAAACAGTATACACTCCTGAAAGAGATGTTGCCATTGATGAGTCCCTGCTACTGTGGAAAGGTCGTCTAATATTCAGACAATATATTCCACTGAAGCGTGCCAGGTTTGGAATCAAGATATTTGCACTGTGTGACAAATCAGGCTACACTTACCGCTTTCGAGTCTATACTGGCAGAGAAGATAATGCCCAAGATGTTACCACCTTGCTGCCAAGTAATACCACCAACTTCAACAAGCCTGAGAAGATGGTTGTTTATCTGCTGTTGCCGCTCCTTGGCAAGGGTTACTCAGCATATATGGATAACTGGTACACAACCACACGTCTGTTTTGCTACCTACACCAGCAGGCAACAATGGCTTGTGGTACAATCCGCCTGAACCACATCCCATCACTTATCCGCACAGCACATGTTCAGCAGGATGCAACCCTGTCTTTCCATGCTGGTCCCCTACTTTGTCTCAAGTTCAGGGACAAGAAGGATGTACATGTCCTGACGACTACCCATGATGATGGAACAAGGGTGTACAATGCCAGGGGCAGGAGACGTGAGCAACGGAGACAACTGCAGAAGCCAGTAGCAGTGATTGACTACAACAGGAACATGGGAGGAGTTGACATAGCTGATCAA ATGATTCAACCATACAGTGCAGCCAGAAAAACTCTAAAATGGTATAAGAAGTTGGCTATCCATTTGATACAGATTGCCTTGCTGAATGCCCTCATTTTGTACAAGAAGACTGGTGGGCAATATAACTTCCTGAAGTTTCAGCACGAG GTCATTGCAAGTCTCCTGTTCAACATTGATGCACCAGATCAAACAAACAAGACAGAAGACATAATCAGGCTGACAGAACGTCACTTCCCTTCTAAGGTGGAAGCATCAGCAACATGGACCAGACGCCAGAAGAGATGCCGTGTTTGTTCCAAGCGAGGAGTCAGGCGAGATGTCATTATATATTGTGAACAGTGTCCAAGCAAACCAGGTCTGTGCAGTGCACCTTGTTTTGGAATATGGCACACACTGTTGCAATTTTGA